In Melanotaenia boesemani isolate fMelBoe1 chromosome 18, fMelBoe1.pri, whole genome shotgun sequence, the sequence ctactGTTGGACAATAACTAAAATTGCAAAATACTCTCCGCTGTTACGGTCCATgttctgcaaacacaaagacgTCACACGCACGCTCACTGTCCCTTCGTTGTGTCTCCTGCGCATGCGGGACACGTATGGTAcgcataaggttcatacaggagatcacatacatatcgcatttaattggaaatgtgagaggactctcaaaaaaatcaaaattgagcattatgccctgcagCTAGTGCTACGTTTTCTCTCAAAATACATTTTGTCTCATTGGCTTTTACCATAGTttgaagttttattatttttattttttatttatttattttttgtagttttattaaCCGTCGCGATTTTTCAAATCTTTACTTTCTTAAGCTTCTTGCAGCTGGATGACTATGACCTTTAACAATTGTTagaattaatttctttttgttgttgtttttccaaaCTGCCtcaattttggaaaaaaaaaaatcggatcgatgcggcgtctgcagtgactctgcatcggtctgtcgtggtgaagaaggcgctgagccaaaaggcaaagctctcgaattaccggtcgatctatgttcctaccctcacctatggtcatgagctgtgggtagtgaccgaaagaacaagatcgcaaatacaagtggccgaaatgagttttctccgctgGGTGGCCGGggtctcccttagagatagggtgagaagctcggtgatccgggaggggctcagagtggagttgctgctcctccacatcgagaggaaccagatgaggtggctcgggcatctggttaggatgcctccaggacgcctccctggtaaggttttccgggcatgtcccaccggaaagaggccccggggaagacccaggacacactggacggactacatcatCTCTGGTGGCTGGCCttggaacgcctcgggatccctccggataagctggtgaatgtagccggggagaaggaagtctgggtttctctgcttaggcagctgccccacGACCCAacataagtggcagaaaatggatggatggatggatgtttttccAAACCTTGCACgctgttttcttttgcttctgttaagcagttttgctcagtgtgtcttTGCTTTTGATGATTGGCAGGGCGGGAGCAGTGTAAAGTCCTCTTTCCTTACGAAGCACAAAATGAAGATGAGCTGTCTCTTAAAGAAGGAGagatcatcaccatcatcaccaagGTGAAAGAAACTTACATGTGTACTGTATGTTTGCAGTCGTTCATATTGAAAACACTTATCGCGCATTTAAACTGTGTTATCCAGGAGTGCGCTGATGCAGGCTGGTGGATGGGGGAGATCGGTGGGAGGCAAGGCGTCTTCCCTGACAACTTTGTCAAGCTGCTAGAAGTTGAAAAAGAGGTAATTGTGTCATCTCAATGTGCATGAAGAAGCTGTCAGTCTTTGATGTATGAATCCTCAAGAGATCgtgtttttgtgatgtttctGATTTGCGTGTGTTTCCAGAGACCAAAGAAACCACCTCCTCCCAGCGCGCCATCAGCTAAACACAACACAGGTAACAGCTCACTTCTCTTCTACAGTTGTTCTTTAAGGCCCTGTTTACGCTACAACACTGAGACGGTAAAATGCAAAAGTTTTGTTGCGTTCTGGCCTCATGTTTACatggtaacagagttttgggtggataaaaacacaaagatttgACATCGGCTTCCAGGATGAAACTTTGTCGCAGCTCAAGGCGACTCTcatcagtgtaaactggaagtgGAATCTTTTGGCGACGATGACGTCTTCCATGTCATCTTGCACTTGCACACTCAGATCCTGCTTAACCCGCGAAAAGCACAGCTACAACAATGGCAGACTTCTGTGTCATGTTTGTACTTTCtaatttatttggtctgttgaagCCTGTTTCTGGTAGAGTATTTATGGCGTCAGCAAAGAGCCAGAGGTTACATGCACCAGATAACTAGTGTTAGACACGTAAATCTTCTGttcttgtgttgtgttttgcGGTCTTATGAGGAGGCTGTACACACTTGGGCGTGTCGTTGCAAAGTTTCACTGCCTACTAGAGGCCTGGCATGTGTACTACAtcgtttctttttttcctgcgtGGACATAATTTATATTCCACTGTTGTGAAAATGcttttgtgaaaaatatttgcGTTTTGCATGGAAACATTGTTGTGTAAACAGGGCCTAAGAAAAAGGGAGACTTGTACAGTCAAACACCAGAAACATCTGAAGTCAAGAAGGTTCCTCCTGAGCGTCCTGAACATTTGCCCCAGAGAGACCAGGATCGAGGTAAATTCTGGGCTGCTTTCCCTTCTCTGGGTCTGCTTTTAAAGCATCTTGcagctttcttttctctcagaTCACTAACCACCCTgcttaataaaaacatgttaacaagAATCCAGCTCTAAATCttagctgctgcttcacagcaGAAAGGCAGGGATTCATTTCTGTCAGGGCACCAGCATCAGAAACCTTGTTTGCAGCATGTTTCCCTTCTTTTGTGTGCAAAATAACAAAGCTTTGATGAAGAATGCGTGTCAGCATCAGGAAGCTACGGGTAGTGTGGTTTTAATCTCAACGAACACTGGCACCAACTCCATGGCTGGTACAAGACAGACACTTCCACTTGTTTGCACAATGGTGCCATTATATAACAGCAACACAAAGCAGTTAGCCTTGAATTGCTTTAGGAAAGCTAATTAAAATAAGGggtatgaaaaatatttacaaaagacAATAGAAAAGGAAGTAGATCAGAAAGACCTGAGGGAAGATTAAGCTTTTAAAAGGCTTActtaaatactgtttttataaACTGAAACATCATGCAGAAGTATCAGCTCTGCAGCAGGAGCTTTCCTACATTCATGATCAGACTCTAATTTACAGATTTCCATCTGCAGCTCTGACTCACAGTAAAGATGCTGCGTGAGGAAATTTGCATGATATGGTAGGTAgcataaatatgataaaatctCTGTAAACAGCCTTAGGACAGAGGTGAGTTTGCACTGTGATGAAAGATGCATCTACAGAAATCCAACCAGCATTAAGTGAATGAAATATCACTGttattgatttaaaatattttgtttttgacaaggaggagaaaatgtaagaattttgataactttttttcccctaaaagAACATGAGGCACTTTTCAGAGTAATATTAAATGTGTCGAGACAGACTGGATAGGAGCTATAATCTTTTAAAACAAGTGTAAATCCACCTCTGGGATCGGATCACTCACCTTTTTGTTAAGAAACTCGAGGCAGCGTTCAGGATTTTGTTGAAATGTGACATTCGATTGTTCTAAGAGTAGACAAACAGTtgaaaaaactttcagatttcaTCGCTTGGCTTGTGTTTCTATAGAAATGAATCTCATAAATACTGCTTCCACCACCTTGCTGAATGGTCTTAATCCTCTCTGTACTCTGTGGCCCAGTTTggctggttttcttttttcctgcagCCTTCAGCATCTTTAGACCTTTCCTCTTCATGGTTTCACCCttctgcctattttttcctctccaaAGGTCAAACTTTACTcatgttgctgctgcagctacATTTACCTTCTCATCTCTTCTCCTTGCTTGTTTTTGAGAGTTTTATTTGACTCcttgagtttgtttgtttgtaggtgAAGATGTGAAGATTGGAGACATCCCTAAGCCCTTCCTCCCAACTCTCCTACCCAAGAAGCCCCTCCCCCCAAAGTCAAGCTCCTTCTCTTTGTCTAATCCCCCACGCCGTCCTGAGAGACCACCTACACTAACGTCAGTACATACAGACACTCATCCTGAAAACAGCCGTACATCCTACAGCGTACTGGGCCTAATGTTTCTTGTATGATTTACCTGTTCAGGTGTGAAAGCCCCAAGTCTGAGGGCGGGGCTTCGACACCAGATTCCACCTCTGATAGGTCACATGACACCGGTGAGTCTGACTGACCGGTGCATCGACCAATGAGAGTCagagctctctctctctcttttgctcTCGTCTCTGCTGGAGtgtaaatgtcttttttcttttttttttgtggtgtgtttgtgcagaGTTGGATCTGGATGCAGTCGTCCCATCAACAGAGAAACTGAGTCACCCGACAGTGTCACGCCCCAGAGTCACAGACCGCAGGCCACGCTCGCAGATCATCACACCGGTGGTGTGTAGTCATTCTGTCCCCAACACAGTCTTGCCtacagccctgcaaaacaaacacaggaaCATGTCACATTTAATAAGCAACACATGACATGTAATGAAATTAGGatggaaattaaaacaaacaatactaCCCATGAGTACTACAACAGTACTACCTAAAAACCAGTTAATTGATTtataagattattattattattattagattgATCAACCATGAAAATAATTTGCAATCATTGTGCTCCATCTCAGGTAACTACATTAGCAATATTCTACTTGAccattaatgcattttttttcctgcattgtgtttttttcactCTGCAGATCAGTTCTTAGATAAAAATCTTTTGCCTTTGTACAGAGGTGCTAGTTGTTTCCACTTGTTATGCTAAGCTAAGTTAGCTGTCGCCTGGATTTATGACAAATGCATATCTATTAATTCTATTAACTTGGTCTCAAATACCTACCAACAGATTTACTGAGCTATTTTTAGCCTATTTgtaaaattattacaaaactatgtctttaaaaataatacaaaataatattgAAAGACAAGGACAAGGGCATAAATATATTCCCATGTGTATCAATCTCCATCAAATGTCTGATTTCTCACAGTTTAAAGTCctaatgcattttttaatataacttttaagtcgctgttttgtttttgttgtggacCCTTGGCAGTCAGGAAAAATCCTCAGTGCTGTTGGATGCTTTATTTATCTTAGTGATTAGCACAGTAATATGTAAACACATTTGTCTCATTGGCAGGCGTCTTTGTCCAGTATGGACCTGGACTCTCCAACAGTGGAGGACaggaaggagaaggagagaggAAAGGATGAGCATGAATCGGTGTCTGTTAGACCTGTAGATGTTTCTCTGAGGAAAGGAGTTCCTGTTATCCCTGTAAGACCGCTGCACCACCTTGCACCATTTCTCTCAACAGAGGGCGCCAAACTACACAATAATATGTTAATGAGTCAAGCACACATTCAtgcatttttcacttttttactctatttttgcttttaaaaataataaatcttatCAGAATACCAGGTTATACAGCTAGATCCTGACACATTTTGCCTCTGGCAcagtttctgttattttaattgTAAACCAAAGTTTATTCAGGTTGCAGGCATGTAAACAGATGTGCTGCAAAAGGACACTAAGTGAATAATTCATAAGCATGTCAAATCCCTGATCTGTGTTTGTATTAGGTACCTGACAGTAAAGCACCGCTGCCCAAGCCCTCTATCCTGACCCCACCAAGCTCCAGCCATCGCCCCATCTCCCCATCTTCCTCCGCGGGTCAGACCCCCTCCCCCGAGCTCCGACACTCACCACTGACTCCCCCAACACTGGAGGAGCTCAGGAACCACCTCAGAGACCTGAGAGCCTCCATAGACCTGCTGAAGAGCCAGCACAGGTGACATATCTGTCTCATGAGCTGAAGTGTGTTTGAAGGATTTTTGGTAATTTGCACAAAATGAGCCATTTGCGTTGGTATATTTCAGGCAAGAGATGAAGCAGCTGGCCAGCGCACTGGACGAGGAGAAAAAGATGCGTATTAGTTTACAGGTGAGCCCTTTAATGTGTCTATGGTAATAAACAGTCATTACCCATGTACTGTAAATAGAAACTAAAAAATACTGATTTTCagtgtattaaaatattaaattattaatgcaaatAATACCAGCATTGTTTTAATCTGATAATGGgacataaaatagaaaaatgagcAAACAGTATCTTTTCCTTGGTTTTGCAGGTGGAAATAGAGCACATAAAGAAGAGCCTGTCCAAATGAGGACCATTGCATCCTTATCGGCCCACTATGATCACATCCGAGGCCACTATTTGAAAACATTGTCATTATTGGTTTTGACACAgccaaaaacaaagtttgtgcCAAACGGTCATCACGATCAGCAACACTTCTGCACCATGGAAATCAGCaaccaccccacccccaccccccagcgCCGCCTTATCCTTTGTTTACGTCTTGATTTTTCTTCTAATTGAGGCTTTTCTGTtcagtttactgttattttgttGGAGCTTGCTGTGCCACTGGTACTGGCTGGCTTGTTGCTGcgtgttgccacggttacagaaCAAGGACACAGAGCGGCAGTGAAAATCACTGGTACTTTTTCTGAGTGAAGGAAACATCGACCTCTGTAGCTCGGTCGGCTCAGATGACCTCTGTGCTGTTCTGCGTCCACTCTGTGGCCTTCACCTCCtacctgtgtgtgagtgtgtgtgtgtgtgtgtgtgtgtgtgagcgttcCTTCTTTTCCTGCTTTGTGAGGGACTTAGTTGTTCAAGTTTCAAAGCAGGGACATTTTTGAAAATGCACATAAGCTGCACTTTCACTGCAGGAAATCTTCTGAGCGCTGAACCTGTTTTACACCAGAAGACCCAGATCATGAATAAAGATCCTGCTTGGCTCTAGTCCCAGCTGTTCACTGGTGCCATAaactggaaacatttttttttatctgtgtcaGAGGGACCAATGACAAAACGCAGGCCATGTATAAGCAAGCATGCATACAATATCTGTTTATACAAGGAGACAGGGTTTAAAAGTCACCAGAATTTTGTGTGGTCCCTTGGAAAAACCAATTTAGCcaaactgctgctgctttttgaGATCAGCTGACCAGTATGACCTATCTGATTCCTGTGGAAACAGAACTGAAGAAAACATCAGTTCCTTGGAAAACTACCTGACAACTTAGCACAAATGCAGCTTTAGCTATATAAGCTAGGCTATGAGTGGTTTAAAATGGTATTGGGTCTATACTTGCATATCTTTACATGATTTACAGTCCAAAACTCCTTATTTAGGAGTGTATAAACTCAGTTTACCTCACCTATAAAGCCTCCTTGATTTTAGTTGGTCAGCATCCAATGAAAACTAGCATCCTCAGTTCTTTTGAATTTGTGAACATCAAACATAGACATAGAGTTTAAACTTGCAGGGAACATTTTTGCATTCATTCCTGTGTTATAAAAAATTGTACTCaatgattttaaagtaaaatgcaaGTGACTGAATCAAAGGGAAATTTTCTGAGCATGTAtacttccatttttttaaaattgtttttaattggcTACATCTCAAAGAGGAATGAACTCGAAAGATTATCAGAATTTTCCTAAACAGTCTCACTGAAACAGCTGATGTGATTTAGGTGCTAATTAGCTTGCTGGTTAGCTTGGCTTAGCATTAAGGTTGGTAGTTTTACATCTTTATATCATCTGTAAATAAATTACATGTAAAAGTGACAGTTTAAGTTTCTCCAATGACAGAGATACCTGAAAAAGTCACCGCCCATCACCAAGAAATAAGTTAATACAGGTTAAAAGATCAGGAGTTTTGGAGGCGATGGaagcacaaaaaaattaacattaaataaataatctccACATTCATGAGATTTACAAATTTCAGACTTTGTTTGGGAAATGAAGTAGCGacaaacagtttgttttcttgtggGATGGGATGATGATCTCaagttttttcttgtatttttttgtatttaaaatgagCGATAATTACAACACAAGTTGTCTTTTCAAAGGGGTATTAAGGTTTATAACAATGGCCCAGGGTGGACATGGGGGAAAAAACGGCCTCCAAATTTAGGCAGAAAAGTCCTTACAAAATACTGGcatttgatttattcattctGATCCACTTTGCTTTGCAGATGTCTCGTAGTGTCCGTGCAGAAGTGCCTCCATCCACCAAAGCAGCAgagaaattttcattttaaacagttaaagGAAGTGTTGCCTCTctacacaaacagaaatagGTCCAAGTAAGGATTCTTATTTAGGACAATTAAACTcagcaaacatgaaaaataaatacaaaggtCTGTGACTCTGCAGTTGAAGTAATAATGTGCCCCAGGTCTGTTGAAAGTTATCAtctgtttcttgttttaattgCTTAGTTTTACTGTCATTCTACAGGAAGAATTAGTTAATTTAATGCAGCACTATAGACAAACGCCcaataaagcacattttaaagaaacaaatgatTTCCTATGTGGctggaagataaaaaaaaatacatgcacaaacaccTGTATTTGTCATGGGTAATCCTTCTGTGCATAAATTTTCCTTTGCACCTTTATAACACAATTCCAGAGAACTTAAACACCTGTGCTGGTGGTTTCACatcctaataaaataaaatgaattaaactgtGATTCATGCACAGCTCATGCTTCTGATGCAGGTAAAAGGTTACTCTGAAGACGTATTGGTGGAATGTAGTGGCAGGTCCATACTGGTAAAGGAATTTTAAAcgagtgtgtatgcatgtgtgtggcaGCATGTGTGGCAGTTTGCCTCCCTTATATGTGCACAGAATCTATGGCAACCCGTCACTGTGGCCTTCCTGTTTTTGATTCCAaatctttatttcttctcttttctttctgtctttcgtATGACAAATAGAAAACTGCTACAACTGAGACGACAAGCTGTTTTCTTGACTTGGTCCTTTCTCTCCAGGATAGTGACAAATCTATATACTTTTATATTTCAGTGTAATAAAGATACTattatgtactgtatgtatgcCTCTTTTGTTTCTTAATTCCCAGCTTGTAAAATGTACTTTTGTTTGTACCCGGCATATGCTGTATATGGGGAGAGAACAGTTTAATTCTCtttgttaatctttttttaatgtattggTTGTGTACAGTTAGCCGTTACAGAAACTACATGCGCTCTTAGGTCACTGAAGGTCTGAAAGAACAAAAGCAGAAGTTGTTTCAGTGTTTACGGAAAGCACAGAATTTCTGCAACAGCAACGTACTTCACGTCACACAAAGACAGTTAACCACTTACCAATGCAGAACACAGCCGCTATGATGTAGCCTGGTTTATTACTAATAGCATAAAATTTGGGAAGCGGAAGTATTTCACTTGGTCAGCACAACCGGAGCTATATTTCACTAATAGGGTTTGTCGTAAGCATAAACACTTGAAAATTTTAGCTATGTCATTAATACTGTCAAACCAGAGACATGAGATCTAAAGAATGTTGTATACATGCATATAACTGTACACCATAAACTGGTAAGAATTGAAGGTTACCATGGTGATAATAACCCGTTGGCTGCAGCCTTATGTTGACATTGAGTTGTTGCCGAGTGTGATTGCCTTTATTTCTCAAGCCTGGTAgttgcattttcttttagttaCACTCTATGGTCACCACCAAGTGGTCACATATATTACtgcaacacaaaaatatatCCCAAAACACCACTTTTTGATTTTCCATATGGTGGAAACCAAAAATACAGCTAATAGAGAGCACATGCTGGATGAAAAATTAAGCAAGGGGAAATTTTTCCATGTCTGTtggtaaataaacaaaaaaattaagtcTCTTTTTACTAACAGCACTCAGAACTTACATGTCTCAAGGCTTATTCGATGAACTAAAAGATCCCAggttaaattaattatatttctgTACCCACTTAAGTTACAGTAGGTTTTCAATAAGACTACTGATGTAGAGGCAAGTCGCTGTAGTTTACAGGTACATGATTTTAACAAAGGCCAACCTGATCTTTGCTGACATTCATTATCAATCCAAAATCAAGTTGTACAGCAGCCAACAGCtggaattaattattaaaagttGTAGTTAACTAATCAACTCCTTCCTGTATTTCAAGAACTACCTGTAAGGATTAAAATATCAGGATCACCAAGTGGTTGCAGTTGCAGAAGTAGgcatagatttatttattttttcttctattacacagagaaaaagacagcTCCAGCAAAGTTTAAGTTATAATAATGGCGATAAAAGAATTATTGTAAGCATTACTATCCCAGTACTCAAGTTGGCGCCCATTTTGGGAACACATGGATCTGTAGTCTCTGACCTCTCACAGTGTGGTGGATAGCTCTTGGGTGCCACCCAATTCAGTATTAACAGGTGACACCAGTGCGTAATAATGGAGAGTATTTATTCATGTGCCAGAGTAGTCTGTAGGACCGTTGCCTTCACGATAATAAATGATttggaaaacataaaatcacTTCAGATCCCTGCTGAATTTCTTTGCTGCTGGAAAACACAGCTGATAGTAAATTGGCTGCTGTTCGCAGTGGGTATGAAGGGACCAGAAGGACACGGTTATAT encodes:
- the sh3kbp1 gene encoding SH3 domain-containing kinase-binding protein 1 isoform X5; the protein is MVEAVVEFDYEAQQDDELSLTVGDVIVNIRRDDGGWWEGELGGRRGLFPDNFVREIKKEGKRDGGPAGMIRSELSNGRASPVSDPSVRPGRKGDQIRKRRCKAAFSYVPQHEDELELKVGDVIDIVAEVEEGWWEGILNGKSGMFPSNFTKELLTESDTPSLDTPTSQDELRSSCTSKDSPGSESDGADCRSETGIEIQPKKIRGFGFGDIFKDQPIKLRPRSMDVDSERDKVNEGKSSVSAESMKTEPDSKAKGREQCKVLFPYEAQNEDELSLKEGEIITIITKECADAGWWMGEIGGRQGVFPDNFVKLLEVEKERPKKPPPPSAPSAKHNTELDLDAVVPSTEKLSHPTVSRPRVTDRRPRSQIITPVASLSSMDLDSPTVEDRKEKERGKDEHESVSVRPVDVSLRKGVPVIPVPDSKAPLPKPSILTPPSSSHRPISPSSSAGQTPSPELRHSPLTPPTLEELRNHLRDLRASIDLLKSQHRQEMKQLASALDEEKKMRISLQVEIEHIKKSLSK
- the sh3kbp1 gene encoding SH3 domain-containing kinase-binding protein 1 isoform X4; translation: MIRSELSNGRASPVSDPSVRPGRKGDQIRKRRCKAAFSYVPQHEDELELKVGDVIDIVAEVEEGWWEGILNGKSGMFPSNFTKELLTESDTPSLDTPTSQDELRSSCTSKDSPGSESDGADCRSETGIEIQPKKIRGFGFGDIFKDQPIKLRPRSMDVDSERDKVNEGKSSVSAESMKTEPDSKAKGREQCKVLFPYEAQNEDELSLKEGEIITIITKECADAGWWMGEIGGRQGVFPDNFVKLLEVEKERPKKPPPPSAPSAKHNTGPKKKGDLYSQTPETSEVKKVPPERPEHLPQRDQDRGEDVKIGDIPKPFLPTLLPKKPLPPKSSSFSLSNPPRRPERPPTLTCESPKSEGGASTPDSTSDRSHDTELDLDAVVPSTEKLSHPTVSRPRVTDRRPRSQIITPVASLSSMDLDSPTVEDRKEKERGKDEHESVSVRPVDVSLRKGVPVIPVPDSKAPLPKPSILTPPSSSHRPISPSSSAGQTPSPELRHSPLTPPTLEELRNHLRDLRASIDLLKSQHRQEMKQLASALDEEKKMRISLQVEIEHIKKSLSK
- the sh3kbp1 gene encoding SH3 domain-containing kinase-binding protein 1 isoform X1 → MVEAVVEFDYEAQQDDELSLTVGDVIVNIRRDDGGWWEGELGGRRGLFPDNFVREIKKEGKRDGGPAGMIRSELSNGRASPVSDPSVRPGRKGDQIRKRRCKAAFSYVPQHEDELELKVGDVIDIVAEVEEGWWEGILNGKSGMFPSNFTKELLTESDTPSLDTPTSQDELRSSCTSKDSPGSESDGADCRSETGIEIQPKKIRGFGFGDIFKDQPIKLRPRSMDVDSERDKVNEGKSSVSAESMKTEPDSKAKGREQCKVLFPYEAQNEDELSLKEGEIITIITKECADAGWWMGEIGGRQGVFPDNFVKLLEVEKERPKKPPPPSAPSAKHNTGPKKKGDLYSQTPETSEVKKVPPERPEHLPQRDQDRGEDVKIGDIPKPFLPTLLPKKPLPPKSSSFSLSNPPRRPERPPTLTCESPKSEGGASTPDSTSDRSHDTELDLDAVVPSTEKLSHPTVSRPRVTDRRPRSQIITPVASLSSMDLDSPTVEDRKEKERGKDEHESVSVRPVDVSLRKGVPVIPVPDSKAPLPKPSILTPPSSSHRPISPSSSAGQTPSPELRHSPLTPPTLEELRNHLRDLRASIDLLKSQHRQEMKQLASALDEEKKMRISLQVEIEHIKKSLSK
- the sh3kbp1 gene encoding SH3 domain-containing kinase-binding protein 1 isoform X2 produces the protein MVEAVVEFDYEAQQDDELSLTVGDVIVNIRRDDGGWWEGELGGRRGLFPDNFVREIKKEGKRDGGPAGMIRSELSNGRASPVSDPSVRPGRKGDQIRKRRCKAAFSYVPQHEDELELKVGDVIDIVAEVEEGWWEGILNGKSGMFPSNFTKELLTESDTPSLDTPTSQDELRSSCTSSESDGADCRSETGIEIQPKKIRGFGFGDIFKDQPIKLRPRSMDVDSERDKVNEGKSSVSAESMKTEPDSKAKGREQCKVLFPYEAQNEDELSLKEGEIITIITKECADAGWWMGEIGGRQGVFPDNFVKLLEVEKERPKKPPPPSAPSAKHNTGPKKKGDLYSQTPETSEVKKVPPERPEHLPQRDQDRGEDVKIGDIPKPFLPTLLPKKPLPPKSSSFSLSNPPRRPERPPTLTCESPKSEGGASTPDSTSDRSHDTELDLDAVVPSTEKLSHPTVSRPRVTDRRPRSQIITPVASLSSMDLDSPTVEDRKEKERGKDEHESVSVRPVDVSLRKGVPVIPVPDSKAPLPKPSILTPPSSSHRPISPSSSAGQTPSPELRHSPLTPPTLEELRNHLRDLRASIDLLKSQHRQEMKQLASALDEEKKMRISLQVEIEHIKKSLSK
- the sh3kbp1 gene encoding SH3 domain-containing kinase-binding protein 1 isoform X3: MVEAVVEFDYEAQQDDELSLTVGDVIVNIRRDDGGWWEGELGGRRGLFPDNFVREIKKEGKRDGGPAGMIRSELSNGRASPVSDPSVRPGRKGDQIRKRRCKAAFSYVPQHEDELELKVGDVIDIVAEVEEGWWEGILNGKSGMFPSNFTKELLTESDTPSLDTPTSQDELRSSCTSKDSPGSESDGADCRSETGIEIQPKKIRGFGFGDIFKDQPIKLRPRSMDVDSERDKVNEGKSSVSAESMKTEPDSKAKGREQCKVLFPYEAQNEDELSLKEGEIITIITKECADAGWWMGEIGGRQGVFPDNFVKLLEVEKERPKKPPPPSAPSAKHNTGEDVKIGDIPKPFLPTLLPKKPLPPKSSSFSLSNPPRRPERPPTLTCESPKSEGGASTPDSTSDRSHDTELDLDAVVPSTEKLSHPTVSRPRVTDRRPRSQIITPVASLSSMDLDSPTVEDRKEKERGKDEHESVSVRPVDVSLRKGVPVIPVPDSKAPLPKPSILTPPSSSHRPISPSSSAGQTPSPELRHSPLTPPTLEELRNHLRDLRASIDLLKSQHRQEMKQLASALDEEKKMRISLQVEIEHIKKSLSK